In Oreochromis niloticus isolate F11D_XX linkage group LG5, O_niloticus_UMD_NMBU, whole genome shotgun sequence, a single window of DNA contains:
- the adipor1a gene encoding adiponectin receptor protein 1a yields the protein MSGRNGSASDADCRISEDCQVPDVELMELGPLLEEGGARQAVSKSVHPEGAAMLADEEEEDDEVGEVLTLPLQAHHAMEKMEEFVHKVWEGRWRVIPFHVLPEWLKDNDYLLHGHRPPMPSFRACFGSIFRIHTETGNIWTHLLGLILFLCLGTLTMLRPNMYFMAPLQEKVVFGMFFLGAVLCLSFSWLFHTVYCHSEKVSRTFSKLDYSGIALLIMGSFVPWLYYSFYCSPQPRLIYLTIVCILGIAAIIVAQWDRFSTPRHRPTRAGVFMGLGLSGIVPTMHFTIEEGFVKATTVGQMGWFYLMGAMYITGAGLYAARIPERYFPGKCDIWFHSHQIFHVLVVAAAFIHFYGVSNLQEFRYGLEGGCTDDSLL from the exons ATGTCAGGCCGAAACGGGTCTGCCAGTGATGCAGACTGCCGGATCTCTGAGGACTGCCAGGTCCCAGATGTTGAGCTGATGGAGCTGGGGCCATTGCTGGAAGAGGGAGGGGCGCGGCAGGCAGTATCCAAAAGTGTCCATCCTGAG GGAGCCGCAATGCTTGctgatgaggaagaggaggatgatgaGGTGGGTGAGGTTCTGACCTTACCACTACAGGCTCACCATGCCATGGAGAAGATGGAGGAGTTTGTacataag GTTTGGGAGGGGCGCTGGAGAGTAATCCCTTTTCATGTCCTGCCAGAGTGGCTGAAGGACAACGATTACCTCCTGCATGGACATCGACCACCCATGCCATCCTTCCGGGCCTGTTTTGGAAGCATTTTCAGAATTCACACTGAAACAGGAAACATCTGGACTCACCTGTTAG GGCTGATCTTATTCCTGTGTCTGGGCACATTAACCATGCTGCGGCCCAACATGTATTTTATGGCTCCGCTGCAAGAGAAGGTTGTGTTTGGGATGTTCTTCCTGGGTGCTGTGCTTTGCCTCAGCTTCTCCTGGCTTTTTCATACGGTCTACTGCCACTCTGAGAAAGTGTCTCGCACATTCTCCAA GCTTGACTACTCGGGGATCGCCCTCCTAATCATGGGCTCCTTCGTGCCCTGGTTGTACTACTCATTCTATTGTTCCCCTCAGCCTCGCCTTATCTACCTCACCATTGTATGTATCCTCGGCATTGCCGCCATCATTGTCGCCCAGTGGGACCGATTCTCTACACCTCGTCACAGACCTACAAGAGCAG GCGTCTTCATGGGTCTCGGACTAAGTGGCATTGTTCCCACCATGCACTTCACCATTGAGGAAGGCTTTGTTAAGGCAACCACAGTTGGCCAGATGGGTTGGTTCTACCTGATGGGGGCCATGTATATCACCGGCGCTGGTCTGTACGCAGCCAGGATCCCTGAACGCTATTTCCCCGGCAAGTGCGACATCTGG TTCCATTCTCATCAGATTTTTCATGTTCTGGTCGTGGCAGCAGCGTTCATCCATTTCTATGGCGTTTCCAACCTGCAGGAGTTCCGATACGGCCTCGAGGGAGGATGCACAGATGACTCTCTGCTCTGA
- the rabif gene encoding guanine nucleotide exchange factor MSS4, translating into MDQESKESTDRSSLVSDDGKNSKSVLCQRCGSKVLCPGTAVLAEKELFLPSMRKKSGLSSTEASVDGDTLSAHWFVDDMYTFENVGFTKDVGRIKYLICADCEIGPIGWHSLDDKKSFYIALDRVNHA; encoded by the exons ATGGATCAGGAATCGAAAGAAAGCACGGACCGATCCAGCCTGGTTTCTGATGACGGCAAGAACAGCAAGTCTGTGCTCTGTCAACGCTGCGGGTCCAAGGTGCTCTGCCCCGGTACGGCCGTGTTAGCGGAGAAGGAG CTGTTCCTGCCATCCATGCGGAAAAAGAGTGGCCTCAGCAGCACAGAGGCCTCAGTGGACGGTGACACACTGAGTGCCCACTGGTTTGTGGATGACATGTACACTTTTGAGAACGTAGGTTTCACTAAGGACGTGGGGAGGATCAAGTACCTCATCTGTGCAGACTGCGAGATTGGACCAATCGGCTGGCACAGTTTGGATGACAAGAAAAGTTTCTACATTGCTTTGGACAGGGTGAACCACGCATAG